The window CGGCCACTGGACGGACCGTCAGCCCGAGCGATACCCTGCACACATGAAGATCCGAAAGAAGGACACACCTTCTAGGGCGAAGTTATCAGCTATCGAGCAGGAGCGCAAGCCATCGCGGCTCGCGCTGTACGGCTCGCGTGAATCACCCGCCAACTCCCTCGCCACGTGACGAAGTCGCCCTTCGTACGTTCCCAACTCCACCTGAAGGGTTACCTCATGGCCTCTGAGACGACCACCGCGACAGCCTCGGGCAGCTGGAAGCTCGGTGACCTGACCGTTAACCGGCTCGGATTCGGCGCGATGCGCCTGACACAGATCGGCAAGGCGTTCAGCGCCGACAGTCCGTCCAGCGATCGCAGCCGGTCGATAGCAGTGCTGCGCCGCGCGATCGATCTCGGTGTGAACCACATCGACACCGCCGCGTTCTACTTCTCGCCGCTGCGCTCCGCCAACGAGCTGATCAATCGGGCGCTGGCGCCGTATCCCGAAGATCTCGTCATCACCACCAAGGTCGGTCCGGTGCGGGACGCTTCAGGCGCGTGGCGCACGCCGGCGAGGCCCGACGAACTGCGCGGCCAGGTCGAGGAGAACCTGCGCCAGCTGGGCCGCGACCACCTCGACGTGGTGAACCTGCGCGTCATGGGCCAGGAGTCCGTCTCCGAGCACTTCGGCGCGCTGGCCGAGCTGCGCGAGGCGGGGCTGGTCCGCCACCTCGGAGTCTCCGGTGTCACACCGGAACACCTCGCCGAGGCACAGGCCATCGCCCCGGTGGTCTGCGTGCAGAACCGGTACGGCATCGACGCGCACAGCGCGGACGACGACGATCTCCTGCGGGCCTGCGGCGAGATGGGCATCGCGTTCGTGCCGTTCTTCGCGATCGCCGGCGTGGGACGCGAGCAGGGCGCGAGCGCCGGGTGCGACGACGAACTGCTCGTCGTCGCCCGCGCACACGGAGCCACGGTCGCGCAGGTCCGGCTGGCCTGGACGCTGCACCAGGGCCCGCACGTCCTGGCCATACCGGGCACCGGCGATCCGGACCACCTGACCGCCAACGTGGCAGCCGGAGCGCTGCGGCTCTCGCGGGACGAACTGGCAGGTCTCACCAGGAACCGTTGACCCCATTGGGCTCCCTGGAGTCGCTGGTTGTACGAACACGGTGTGGTCTGGCTTTGCGCACCGCGATGAGAAGCGGGCGCCGGCTGGGGCGGCCCGTGCTGAAACGCCGGGACGGCTCCTGCCCGTGTAGACCGAGAAACGGAGAAGTCAATGCCGCACAACGAGGGTCAGCGCGTGGAGTACCTGGACCAGGAGAACAAGAAGTGTCAGGGCGAGATCACCAAGGTCAGCGGCAGCGGACCGGCGACCACCTACACCATCAAGAACGAGAAGACGCACCGTGACGACAAGGTCCGGGAAATGCAGATCGAGCAGGATCTGTAACAACTTCTCCCCCCGCTGATGCGCTGCCCCACCCGCCTACGCCGGGTCCGGGCAGGCCGCTGATCCTGGGAAGGTACGAGGGCGTCCGCACCCGCGGTGAAGCGGCTGTGCGGGCGCCCTCATCGCTGTGCCCGGGGACTTTCCGGCGGAGCCTGCCGGTGCGCGGCCTCGGCTCTCAGAAGCCCCCGCCACCGAAGTCGCCGCCCCCGCCGAAATCGCCACCTCCGCCGAATCCCCCGCCGTCGCCCCCGCCGCCGAAGTCGGACGGGTCGAAGTCGGAGCCGGAGTAGTCACCGCCGGAGTAGTCGCCACCCCCGAAGTCGCCACCGCCGTAGTCCGCCGCGTAGGCCGGGGACGAGAGCATCGAGCCGAGCAGGGTGCCCACCAGCAGGCCGGGGAGCAGGCCGCCGCCGAAGTATCCGCCCGCCCAGGGACCGTAGGCCGGGCCCGCCTCCCAGTACGGGCGGCGCCGGCCGTCGCCCGTGTCGACCGTGCGGCTCAGCGGGTCCTCGCCGTCGCGCAGCCGGATCTCGTCCACGCCGCAGACCGGGACCTCGCGCGGTGCGCCGCCGGACGGCGTCCACAGGGCATCGGCCACCGAAGGGCCGTGGCGCGGGTCGAAGAAGCACGGTGGGCGCCGGTCCGGGAGGGGATCGCCTGTGCGGCGGGCTTCCAGGACGGCCAGGGAGAAGCGGCCGTCCTCCAGGGCCTGGGTGACCTCGCGCACGTCGGACGGGTGCTGGGCCTTGTCCATACGGGACTTCGCGCTTTCGTACGAGTCGAGTGCCCGCTCGTAGTCGGCGCGCATCGCGTCGTCGGCGCCCGCCTCCGCCGGGTGGAAGTCGAGGCGGTCGAGGGTCTCGCCGTATGCGGTGATGTCCTCGTCCACGACGACCCGCAGCTTGTCGAGCGCCGCCCGTTCCTCCTCCGCCTTGCGGCGGCGGTTGCGGCGGACGATCGCGTACGCGGTCCCACCGCCGATCACCGCGAGCGCACCGACCGTGATCAGTGCGGTCACGCCGGATCCCGTGCCGTTCGAGCCGCCGCTCCAGGAGGCGGGGGCGTGGCCGCGCGCCTGGGCGACGGCCTGGTCGACGAAGGTGGTGAGCTGGGTGGTGGCGTCAGTGGCGGTGCCGGGGGCCTGCAGCGCCACGGAGAGGTTCTGGCGGGCCGTGACGGACATGACCGACCGGTCCGCGCCCAGCTTGAACGTGTCGCCGAGGCGGATTCCGTACACACCGGTGATCCCGGTGTCGTTACGCAGCGTCCGCAACACCGTGGCCTCGGGGAACGCGGAGGTCCGCGGCAGCACAGCCACGAAGACCGGCTTGTCCGCGTCCTTGATCTTCTTGGTCAGGGCGTCGGCCTGGCCCGCGGACAGCTGGTCCGCCGCCGCCGGATCGACGTACACCGGGCCCTGGCGCAGGGCCCGGGCCACATCGTTGATCGTCGTGGCGCTCGGCGCAGCCGGGGCCATGGCGAGCATCGCTGCCGACAGCATCAGCAGCAGGCCGGCCAGCAGGGTCGGGAACAGCCTGTTCCGCATATAACGACGCTAACCCAGGTGGGCGACAAATGCTCCGCCCACCTGGGTCAGCCCCGTCTCTGTTACCGCTGCACGGCCCGGTACGCCGTCCTCAGCTGGGCCACCGCCCCGGTCAGATCACCGGTGAGCAGCAGATGGTCCGCGTCGGCGAACGGCTTGGACACCGCCGCGGTCGGCTTCCCGCCGGCCTTCTGCTGCACCAGCAGGCGGGCCTGGTCGACGATCGCCTTGCCGGCCTCGGACTTCCCCAGTCCGGCCTTCTCCGCGATGTGTGCGGCTACGGCGAGCGCGCCCAGAGTCAGTTCGCCGCCCGTCGGGGCCTTCTTCAGCGTGGTCAGGCCCCAGCCGTACGGGAACTGCGGGTCGTACGTCGCGTCGCCGACGTTGATCGGCAGCTGCGACTCGGACTTCGGCCAGGTGACCGGCAGCTGTCCGGTGAAGGCACGCTTCCCGTACAGCACGTCGGCCACTCCGTCGCCCTCGGTGCCCGGCAGCCAGGACGCGACGAGTGCGTCGATGTCACCGAGCCGGTCACCGATGAGCTGCGGGCGGCCGGAGACCACCAGGACCGCGCACTTCATCGCGGCGCAGACCTTGTCGATCGCGGCCTTGTCCGCCGCGGTCAGCTCCAGGTCGTTGCCGTTGCCGACGTCACCGATGCCTTCGGCGTACGGGGTCTCACCGACCACGACCACACCCACGTCGTAGCCGTCCGTGGATGCCGAAGCGTCCTTGGAGTAGGTGACCGAGGCCGCGTCCGTGGCGTCCTTCTTCATGGCCTCCAGGATCGTCGTACCCGTGGTGATCCTGCCCGAAGAGCCCTGCCAGCTGACGGTCCAGCCGCCGGCCTGGTTGCCGATGTTGTCGGCGTTCGACCCGGCGACGTACACCTTCTGGGATGCCTTGAGCGGCAGCACTCCGCCGTCGTTCTTCAGCAGGACCTGCGACTTGGCCGCCGCCTCGCGGGCCACCGCGCGGTGTCCGGCCGAGCCGACCTGGTCGATGTCGGCCGTGTCCGCGTACGGCTTCTCGAAGAGGCCGAGGCGGAACTTCTGGGTCAGGATGCGGGTGACCGCGTCGTCGATCCGGGCCTGGCTGATCCGGCCCGCGGTGACCTCGTCCTGGAGAGTCTTCGTGAAGTCCTGGTACGCCGTCGGGACCATGATCATGTCGAGTCCGGCATTGATGGACGTACGGACGTCGCTGGCGTAGTCGCCGGGGATCTGGTCGATGGCCTGCCAGTCACTGATGACGAAGCCCTCGAAGCCCATCCGGTCCTTGAGCGCGCCGTTGATCATCTCGGCGTCGGCGTGCATCTTCACCGGGCCCTGGTCGTCGCCGAGGATGTCGAGCGATGAGTACGACGGCATGACCGTGCCGACGCCGCGCTTGACGGCCTCCTCGAACGGGGCGAGGTGCACGGCTTCGAGCTCCTGCCGGGTGACCTTCGTGACGCCCTGGTCGATGGTGTACGAACCGGTGGTGGACGAGCCGAACTCCGTACCGCCGTCGCCGACGTAGTGCTTGGCGGTGGCCAGGACCTTGTCGTTGCGGTGCAGGTCCTTGCCGGAGGCGCTGCCCTGCATGCCCTGGATGACCGTCTCCATGGACTCGACGAGTGCCGGGTCCTCACCGTACGACTCGTAGGAGCGGCCCCAGCGCTCGTCGCGGGTGACGCAGAGGCAAGGTGCGAAGTCCCACGGAATACCCGTCGCGCGGACCTCGTCGGCGGTGACCGCACCGGTCCGCTCGGCGAGCTTCGGGTCGCGGCCGGCACCGATGCCGATGTTGTGCGGCATGATCGTGGAGCCGATGACGTTGTTGTGCCCGTGCACCGCGTCCACGCCGTAGATCAGCGGGATCTGGAAGCGGGTCGCCTGGGCCCGGAGTTGGTAGGCGTCGACCATCTTCGCCCACGCCTCGGGGGTGTTCGGCGTCGGGACGGAGCCACCGCCGGAGAGCAGCGAGCCGAGGTCGTACGTGGCGATGTCACCCTGCGACTTCAGTGCGTTGCGCTCGGCCTGCGTCATCTGGCCGGCCTTCTCGGCCGGCGACATCCGGGAGAGGAGGTCGGCGACGCGCTTCTTCACCGGGAGCTTCGGGTCGAGGTACGGCAGCCCATGGGCGTCGATGACGACCTGCGGGTTCTCCTTGGGCGGCTTGGCGCCGGTGACGGTGAGTTCGAGCGGGATCGTCTCCGCGGACTCGGCTGCGCCGTCCTTCCTGGTGGCCACCGAGATCCGGTGCGAGGTCCCGGACGCGGTGCCTGCCGGGAAGGTGTACGTGCCGGTGACCGGCGTGTAGTCCTTGCCGGCCTCGGCGCTGCCGCCCTTGGTCTCGTACGCGACGGTGACGGGTTCCTCGATCGGTACGGAGCCGGTGGTGGCGACGGAGACATCGATGTCCGCCGTGCCGCCCTCCTTCACCGTATGGACCGCCGCGTCCGTGACGACGCTCGCCTTCAGGGCCGCGTCGGCCTTCCCGTACAGCTCCACACCGTCCATGGCGAACGAGCCGGGGGCCCCGGTCGGCAGCGTGACGGCGTAGCCCCACATCTCGTCGAGGCCGAGGACCTGGTCGATGCCGCCGACGGGCTGGTAGTCGGTGCGGTACGTGAAGTCGGTGAACGGGATCTCGACCTGGTGCCAGCCTTCCCAGTCGTCGGTGAACGACGTGGTCCACAGCTCGGACGCCTCGCCGTTGGCGCCGCCGTCCTTGATCTCGAAGTTGATCCTCTTGCCCGAACCGGGCGGCAGCGGCGCGGTGTTCTGGCCGTACCACCAGAAGCGGATGCCCTTGTGGGCCGACCAGTCGTGGGCGGGCTGATCGGCGGCGAAGTCGTGGCTGAGGCCGCCGTAACCGCTGATGTTGTACGTACCTTCGAGGACCTTGGCGCCCTCGGGGGCGTCGGCCCGGTCCTTCAGGGTCAGGGTGGGCGGGTCGTCGGAGTCGCCGCCCCAGGTGAAGATGCCGTCGGCGGGCTGGTTGGCGAACGGGACCTCGCCCTCGAAGCGGTCGACGAGGACGGGCGCCGGGTCGTCCGCCGTCGCCGCTGTGGTGGCGGCGCTGGCGCTCGGGACGGCTCCGGCGAGCAGACCGGCGAGGACGGTGACGGCGGCCAGTGCGGCCGTCGTCGGTCTGGCCCGGTGGCGGGCGCGGTGGGTGCGTGGTGGCATTGCGGCTCCTTCGGACACTGAAAGGTGCTTCTGCTGCTTCTTCTGCTCGACTCGCATCCAGTCGGTCTCCGCGTTCACGCCGGCCTGCGCGATGCGGTCGACGCCGGGCTGCGGGACAGCCGGCAGGGCTGGGAGACCTGGTTGTTGCCGCAGTTACGCGCCGCGGGTGAGGCGGATCGTGTCGCGGTACCACTTGGCGCTGTCCTTGAGCGTCCGCTCCTGGGTGTCGTAGTCGACGCGGACGATGCCGAACCGCTTGTCGTAGCCGTAGGACCACTCGAAGTTGTCCATCAGCGACCAGGCGAAGTAGCCCCGGACATCGGCTCCTTCGGCGCGGGCCGCAGCGACGGCGGCGATGTGGTCGGCGAGGTAGGTGGTGCGGTCGGCGTCATGGATCTCGCCGTCCTCGGAGACGGTGTCGTCGAACGCGGCGCCGTTCTCGGTGATGACGGTCGGGATGCCGTAGTCCTTCTGCAGCCGCACCAGCAGGTCGGTGAGGGCGGTGGGGGTGATCTCCCAGTCCATGGCGGTACGCGGCAGGTCACGCTCGATGCCACGGGTGACCGGCAGGCCGTCGGCGTCCACCGGGGACCCCTCCTCCGTGACACCGGAGAAGAGCGTGCCGCGGTAGAAGTTGACGCCGAGGACGTCGAGCGGGGTGGAGATGATCTCCAGGTCGCCGTCCTGGACCGGGAGTTCGACGTTCTGCAGGGCGAGGTCCGCGATGACGTCCTCGGGGTAGGCGCCCTTGACCACCGGGTCCAGGTAGAGGCGGCGGCCGAGCCCGTCGGCGCGCCGGCAGGCCTCGGCGTCCTCGTGGCTGTCGGTCTCGGGGGTGGCGGTACCGAGGTTGAGCGTGATGCCCAGTTCCAGGTCGTTTCCGCGGGCGGCGGCGGTCTCGCGGATGTACCGGGACGCGAGTCCGTGGCCGAGCAGCAGATGGTGGACCGCGTGGATCGCCTCGCCGAAGTTCGTACGCCCGGGGGCCTGGTTGCCGTACGCGTACCCGAGCATGGCCGAGCACCACGGCTCGTTGAGCGTGGTCCAGTGCTTGACCCGGTCGCCGAGCGCGTCGTAGGCGAGGGCGGCGTACTCGGCGAAGCGGTAGGCGGTGTCGCGGGCCGGCCAGCCGCCCGCGTCCTCCAGCTCCTGCGGAAGATCCCAGTGGTAGAGGGTGATCCAGGGGGTGATGCCCTTGGACTCCAGCTCGTCGATCAGCCGCTTGTAGAAGTCGAGGCCCTTGGCATTGGCCGGGCCGCGGCCGCCGGGCTGGATACGCGGCCAGGCGAGCGAGAAGCGGTACGTGTCGACGCCCAGGTCCGCGATCAGCTGCACGTCCTCGGGCATCCGGTGGTAGTGGTCACAGGCCACATCGCCGTTCTCGCCGCGGACGACCATGCCCGGCACCCTGCAGTAGGTGTCCCAGATCGACGGGGTTCTGCCGTCCTCGGCAGCCGCTCCCTCGATCTGGTAGGCGGCGGTGGCGACGCCCCAGCGGAAGTCGGCGGGCAGACCGGTCACGGGCTCGGCGGTGATCTCGCGAGCGTATCCCTGGGGGATGACGAGGTTCATGGTTCTCCTGTGGTGTGCTGTGGGGTCGCTACGAGCGGGGGGCGACGGTGACCGGGGCCGGCTGATGCAGCCAGCAGGCCACTGTGCGGGAGCCGTCCCCTTCCGGCCGGTCGAGCACCGGCACGTGGGTGGCGCACGGCTCGAGTGCCTTGCCGCAGCGGGGGTGGAAGGCACAGCCGGCCGGCATCGCGGACAGATGCGGTGGTGAGCCGGGGATGCCGGTGAGTTCGCGACGGGGGCCGTGCAGAGCCGGGAAGGAGTGCAGCAGGCCGTCGCTGTAGGGATGGTGGGGGTTCTGATAGATGTCGGAGGAACCGGCCTCCTCGACGATCCGGCCGCCGTACATGATCGCGATCCGGTCCGAGAACTCGATCAGCAGCGAGATGTCGTGCGTGATGAAGACGACCGAGAAGCCCAGTTCCTCGCGGAGCTTGACCAGCTGGCGCAGGATCTGGCGCTGCATGACGACGTCCAGGGCCGTCGTGGGCTCGTCCATGATGACGATCTCGGGCTCCAGCGCAAGCGCCATCGCGATCATCACGCGCTGGCGCATACCGCCGGAGAGCTGGTGCGGGTAGGCGGAGAGCCGGTCCGCGGAGATGCCGACCAGCGACAGCAGCTCCTTCGCGCGTGCGGTGCGTTCGGCCCGGTCCATCTCCGGGCGGTGCGCCTTGAGCACGTCGGTGAGCTGGCTGTGGACCGTGTGCACCGGGTTGAGCGAGTTCATCGCTCCCTGGAAGACGATCGACAACTCCTGCCAGCGGAAGGCGCGGAGCTCGGGGGCGGTCAGGGTCAGCAGGTCGAGCGCTTCGCCGTCGCGCCGGTGGTAGTGGACCTCGCCGCCGGTGATCACTCCGGGCGGCGAGAGGAGGCGGGTGACGGCGTACGCCAGGGTGGACTTGCCGGAGCCCGACTCGCCTGCCAGGCCGAGGACTTCGCCCCGGTGCAGGGTGAGGTCGATGTCGCGCAGCGCGTGCACGGCGGCGTCCCCGGTGCCGTAGTCCACGTTCAGGCCGCTGATGGTGAGGACGGGCTCGCTCATGAGCGGGTCTCCTTGTCGTGCGTACCGCGCGCCACGGGGGTGAAGCCGACCCGCATCCGGACCTTCCGGGACGCGCCCGTCTCCGTACGCAGCCGCGGGTTGACGAACTCGTCGATGCCGAAGTTGATCAGGGCGAGCGACATGCCGAGCAGGGCGATGCAGAGTCCGGCCGGGACGAACCACCACCACGCGCCCTGGGCCAGTGCCTGGTTGGACTGCGCCCAGAACAGGACGGTCCCCCAGTTCCAGTTGGAGATGTCGGCGACGCCTATGAAGGCGAGGGTGATCTCGGACAGGATCGCGAAGATCACCGTGCCGACGAAACCGGACGCGATGACGGCCGTCAGATTCGGCAGGACCTCGAAGAGGATGATCCGCCAGGTGGACTCACCAGTGGCGCGGGCCGCTTCGACGTAGTCCCTGCGGCGCAGCGACAACGTCTGGGCGCGCAGGACGCGCGCGCCCCAGGCCCACGAGGTGAGGGCGATGACGGTGGCGATCAGGAGGTCGCCCGTGTCGGAGACGAGACTGGCGATGATGATGATCAGCGGCAGCCCCGGAATGACCAGGAAGACGTTGGAGAGCACCGAGAGCAACTCGTCGGCGGTGCCGCCGAGGAAGCCGGCGCTGACGCCGATCAGTACAGACAGGATCGTCGCGAAGATGCCGGCGACGAAACCGACGACCAGGACGCCGCGGGTGCCGACGAGGATCTGCGAGAGCACGTCCTGTCCGGTCTGTGTGGTGCCGAACCAGTGCGCGCCGGAGGGTGGTTGGAGCAGTGCATTACTCATGGTGTCGGGGTCGTACGGGGCGATCCACGGCCCGATGACGGCGATCACGACGAAGAAGAGCAGGATCCCGAGGCCGACGACGGTCTTGCGGCCGCGCAGGAAGCGGAGCCTGCGCTTGCTCGGCGCCGGGGTCTCGGTCGCGTCGAGTACGGCGACCTCGGCAGCGGTGACGGCCATGTCCTAGGCCTCCCTTCGGGTACGGGGGTCGAGGACCATGTAGATCACGTCGGCGAGGAGGTTCGCCGCGAGGACGGAGAGCGTGATGATCAGGAAGATGCCCTGCATCAGGGGGTAGTCCTTGGCAGCCACACCCTGGAAGAGCTGGTAGCCGATGCCCGGGTAGGAGAAGACCATCTCCACCAGCAGCGTGCCGCCGACGATGAAGCCCAGGGAGAGGGCGAAGCCGGAGATGTTGGGCAGGATCGCGTTGCGTGCCGCGTATCCGAACATCACCCGCCGCTCGGAGAGCCCCTTGGCCTGGGCGACCATGACGTAGTCCTCGCTGGACACCGTCACCATCATGTTCCGCATGCCCAGGATCCAGCCGGCCATTGCGCTGAGCACGATCGTCAGGCCCGGCAGCGCGGCGTGATAGAGCGCGCTGGAGACGAACGGCCAGTCGAAGGCCGGCACCAGGGCGTTGTCGTATCCGCCCGAGGCCGGGAAGAGCGGCCACTTCACGGCGAACAGCGCGATGGCGATGAGTCCCAGCCAGAAGTACGGAATGGCGGAGATGAACGTGGTGACGGGCAGCAGGCTGTCCATCCAGGAGCCGCGCCGCCAGCCGGTGAAGACGCCGATGCCGGTGCCGAGCGCGAAGCTGATCAGGGTGGTGACGCCGACGAGCGCCAGCGTCCACGGCAGCGACTGACTGATCACCTCGCTGACCGGCGTCGGGAAGAAGGTGAAGGACAGCCCGAGGTCGCCGTCCAGCAGATGCGACCAGTAGTCGGTGTACTGCTCCCAGAGCGACATGTGTTTGTCGAGACCGAAGAGCGCCGTGAGCGAGTCGATGGCGCTGGTGTCCAGCTGGCCCTGGAAGCGGGAGAGGAGCGCCTGAACCGGGTCCCCGGGCATCAGGCGCGGGATCAGGAAGTTGATGGTGATCGCGGCCCACGCGGTGACCAGATAAAAGGCGAGCCGTTGCAGCAGATACTTCACTTCGCAGCCTCCTTCTGGTGGTCGTCGGCGGCTTCCGCGTACAGCCAGCAGGCCGCCCACTGGCCGTCCGCCAGGTCGAAGCGCGGCGGCAGTTCGGTGCGGCAGCGCTCCATCGCCTTCGGGCACCGCGGGTGGAAGCGGCAGCCGGCCGGCGGGGCGATCAGCGAGGGCGGTTCGCCACTGCCGGTCTCCTCCTGTTCCTCCTCGGCGACCACCCGGTCCGGGTCGGGTGCCGAGGCGATGAGCAACTGGGTATAGGGATGTGCGGGGCGCTGGGTGACGGTCTCGCTGTCCCCGCCCTCGACGATCCGGCCCGCGTACATCACCAGCGTGGTGTCCGCGAAGTAGCGGGCGGAGGCGATGTCGTGGGTGATGTAGAGGATCGCCAGATGGAGGCGTTCCTTGAGGTCCCGCAGCAGATTGAGGACGCCGAGCCGGATGGAGACGTCGAGCATCGAGACGGGCTCGTCGGCCAGGAGGACCTTCGGGTCGGCGCCGAGCGCACGGGCGATGGCGACGCGCTGGCGCTGGCCACCGGAGAGCTCGTGCGGGAACTTGTCGAGGTACTGGGCGGCAGGGGTGAGCTGCACCCGTTCCAGCAGTGCGGCGAGTTCGGTCCCGGTCGCCTCCCGGCCGTGGATCTTCAGCGACCGGGTGAGGTGGTAGCGCACGGTGTGCACCGGATTGAGCGAGGCGAACGGGTCCTGGAAGATCAGCTGGACCTGTCGTACGTACGAGCGGAAGGACCGGCCA is drawn from Streptomyces sp. NBC_01717 and contains these coding sequences:
- a CDS encoding ABC transporter permease produces the protein MAVTAAEVAVLDATETPAPSKRRLRFLRGRKTVVGLGILLFFVVIAVIGPWIAPYDPDTMSNALLQPPSGAHWFGTTQTGQDVLSQILVGTRGVLVVGFVAGIFATILSVLIGVSAGFLGGTADELLSVLSNVFLVIPGLPLIIIIASLVSDTGDLLIATVIALTSWAWGARVLRAQTLSLRRRDYVEAARATGESTWRIILFEVLPNLTAVIASGFVGTVIFAILSEITLAFIGVADISNWNWGTVLFWAQSNQALAQGAWWWFVPAGLCIALLGMSLALINFGIDEFVNPRLRTETGASRKVRMRVGFTPVARGTHDKETRS
- a CDS encoding GH1 family beta-glucosidase codes for the protein MNLVIPQGYAREITAEPVTGLPADFRWGVATAAYQIEGAAAEDGRTPSIWDTYCRVPGMVVRGENGDVACDHYHRMPEDVQLIADLGVDTYRFSLAWPRIQPGGRGPANAKGLDFYKRLIDELESKGITPWITLYHWDLPQELEDAGGWPARDTAYRFAEYAALAYDALGDRVKHWTTLNEPWCSAMLGYAYGNQAPGRTNFGEAIHAVHHLLLGHGLASRYIRETAAARGNDLELGITLNLGTATPETDSHEDAEACRRADGLGRRLYLDPVVKGAYPEDVIADLALQNVELPVQDGDLEIISTPLDVLGVNFYRGTLFSGVTEEGSPVDADGLPVTRGIERDLPRTAMDWEITPTALTDLLVRLQKDYGIPTVITENGAAFDDTVSEDGEIHDADRTTYLADHIAAVAAARAEGADVRGYFAWSLMDNFEWSYGYDKRFGIVRVDYDTQERTLKDSAKWYRDTIRLTRGA
- a CDS encoding glycoside hydrolase family 3 protein, which translates into the protein MPPRTHRARHRARPTTAALAAVTVLAGLLAGAVPSASAATTAATADDPAPVLVDRFEGEVPFANQPADGIFTWGGDSDDPPTLTLKDRADAPEGAKVLEGTYNISGYGGLSHDFAADQPAHDWSAHKGIRFWWYGQNTAPLPPGSGKRINFEIKDGGANGEASELWTTSFTDDWEGWHQVEIPFTDFTYRTDYQPVGGIDQVLGLDEMWGYAVTLPTGAPGSFAMDGVELYGKADAALKASVVTDAAVHTVKEGGTADIDVSVATTGSVPIEEPVTVAYETKGGSAEAGKDYTPVTGTYTFPAGTASGTSHRISVATRKDGAAESAETIPLELTVTGAKPPKENPQVVIDAHGLPYLDPKLPVKKRVADLLSRMSPAEKAGQMTQAERNALKSQGDIATYDLGSLLSGGGSVPTPNTPEAWAKMVDAYQLRAQATRFQIPLIYGVDAVHGHNNVIGSTIMPHNIGIGAGRDPKLAERTGAVTADEVRATGIPWDFAPCLCVTRDERWGRSYESYGEDPALVESMETVIQGMQGSASGKDLHRNDKVLATAKHYVGDGGTEFGSSTTGSYTIDQGVTKVTRQELEAVHLAPFEEAVKRGVGTVMPSYSSLDILGDDQGPVKMHADAEMINGALKDRMGFEGFVISDWQAIDQIPGDYASDVRTSINAGLDMIMVPTAYQDFTKTLQDEVTAGRISQARIDDAVTRILTQKFRLGLFEKPYADTADIDQVGSAGHRAVAREAAAKSQVLLKNDGGVLPLKASQKVYVAGSNADNIGNQAGGWTVSWQGSSGRITTGTTILEAMKKDATDAASVTYSKDASASTDGYDVGVVVVGETPYAEGIGDVGNGNDLELTAADKAAIDKVCAAMKCAVLVVSGRPQLIGDRLGDIDALVASWLPGTEGDGVADVLYGKRAFTGQLPVTWPKSESQLPINVGDATYDPQFPYGWGLTTLKKAPTGGELTLGALAVAAHIAEKAGLGKSEAGKAIVDQARLLVQQKAGGKPTAAVSKPFADADHLLLTGDLTGAVAQLRTAYRAVQR
- a CDS encoding aldo/keto reductase — its product is MASETTTATASGSWKLGDLTVNRLGFGAMRLTQIGKAFSADSPSSDRSRSIAVLRRAIDLGVNHIDTAAFYFSPLRSANELINRALAPYPEDLVITTKVGPVRDASGAWRTPARPDELRGQVEENLRQLGRDHLDVVNLRVMGQESVSEHFGALAELREAGLVRHLGVSGVTPEHLAEAQAIAPVVCVQNRYGIDAHSADDDDLLRACGEMGIAFVPFFAIAGVGREQGASAGCDDELLVVARAHGATVAQVRLAWTLHQGPHVLAIPGTGDPDHLTANVAAGALRLSRDELAGLTRNR
- a CDS encoding ABC transporter permease, encoding MKYLLQRLAFYLVTAWAAITINFLIPRLMPGDPVQALLSRFQGQLDTSAIDSLTALFGLDKHMSLWEQYTDYWSHLLDGDLGLSFTFFPTPVSEVISQSLPWTLALVGVTTLISFALGTGIGVFTGWRRGSWMDSLLPVTTFISAIPYFWLGLIAIALFAVKWPLFPASGGYDNALVPAFDWPFVSSALYHAALPGLTIVLSAMAGWILGMRNMMVTVSSEDYVMVAQAKGLSERRVMFGYAARNAILPNISGFALSLGFIVGGTLLVEMVFSYPGIGYQLFQGVAAKDYPLMQGIFLIITLSVLAANLLADVIYMVLDPRTRREA
- a CDS encoding ABC transporter ATP-binding protein, with amino-acid sequence MTTTTDQIDDIVLEARGVTKHFPVRRTGRDLVSRRRRTVHAVDDVSLQLRRGTVTALVGESGSGKSTVARLLSQLYPLTEGEIRLGGKAVKAGRGRSFRSYVRQVQLIFQDPFASLNPVHTVRYHLTRSLKIHGREATGTELAALLERVQLTPAAQYLDKFPHELSGGQRQRVAIARALGADPKVLLADEPVSMLDVSIRLGVLNLLRDLKERLHLAILYITHDIASARYFADTTLVMYAGRIVEGGDSETVTQRPAHPYTQLLIASAPDPDRVVAEEEQEETGSGEPPSLIAPPAGCRFHPRCPKAMERCRTELPPRFDLADGQWAACWLYAEAADDHQKEAAK
- a CDS encoding ABC transporter ATP-binding protein, yielding MSEPVLTISGLNVDYGTGDAAVHALRDIDLTLHRGEVLGLAGESGSGKSTLAYAVTRLLSPPGVITGGEVHYHRRDGEALDLLTLTAPELRAFRWQELSIVFQGAMNSLNPVHTVHSQLTDVLKAHRPEMDRAERTARAKELLSLVGISADRLSAYPHQLSGGMRQRVMIAMALALEPEIVIMDEPTTALDVVMQRQILRQLVKLREELGFSVVFITHDISLLIEFSDRIAIMYGGRIVEEAGSSDIYQNPHHPYSDGLLHSFPALHGPRRELTGIPGSPPHLSAMPAGCAFHPRCGKALEPCATHVPVLDRPEGDGSRTVACWLHQPAPVTVAPRS